From a single Nocardioides panacis genomic region:
- a CDS encoding cation acetate symporter, with translation MSPAFGVVAVLLVVVATLSIGAYGWRFSRTTSDFFVASRSVRPALNASAIGGEYLSAASFLGVAGLVLAFGTDMLWYPVGWTAGYLVLLVLVAAPLRRSGAYTLPDFAEARLESRSVRGTSSLLVVGVGWLYLMPQFQGAGLSLGTVAGTPPWVGGTVVGAVVLVNVLFGGMRSITFVQAFQYWLKLTALLVPAMFLLAVWRGDGSPALADGAWASPLDSTEAHPLYTTYSIIVATFLGTMGLPHVVVRFYTNPDGRTARRTTLVVLALLGLFYVLPPVYGALGRLYAPDLVAAGATDTVVLELPARMVGGLGGELLSALTAAGAFAAFLSTSSGLTIAVAGVISQDVMGRRFRGVRAFQAAAVVAVVVPLGLAVSAEGVGVARAVGLAFAVAASTFCPLLVLGIWWRRLTDVGAIAGMVVGGLLSGAAVVLTLLDVARPGWSGALLSQPAAWTVPVAFATMVVGSLLTPSRLPAHVSRTMVRLHTPEAVALDRGPQPL, from the coding sequence GTGAGCCCGGCGTTCGGCGTGGTGGCGGTGCTGCTGGTGGTGGTCGCGACGCTGTCGATCGGCGCCTACGGCTGGCGGTTCTCGCGGACCACCAGCGACTTCTTCGTGGCCTCCCGGTCCGTGCGCCCGGCGCTGAACGCGTCGGCCATCGGCGGGGAGTACCTCTCCGCCGCCTCGTTCCTCGGCGTCGCCGGGCTGGTGCTCGCGTTCGGCACCGACATGCTGTGGTACCCGGTCGGCTGGACCGCCGGCTACCTCGTCCTGCTGGTGCTGGTCGCCGCGCCGCTGCGCCGGTCCGGTGCCTACACGCTGCCCGACTTCGCCGAGGCCCGCCTCGAGTCCCGGTCGGTGCGCGGCACCTCCTCGCTGCTGGTCGTCGGGGTCGGCTGGCTCTACCTGATGCCGCAGTTCCAGGGCGCCGGGCTCTCGCTGGGCACGGTCGCCGGCACCCCGCCGTGGGTGGGCGGCACGGTGGTCGGGGCGGTGGTGCTGGTCAACGTGCTGTTCGGGGGCATGCGCAGCATCACCTTCGTGCAGGCCTTCCAGTACTGGCTCAAGCTCACCGCGCTGCTCGTCCCGGCGATGTTCCTGCTCGCCGTCTGGCGCGGCGACGGGTCGCCCGCCCTGGCCGACGGCGCGTGGGCGTCGCCGCTGGACTCCACCGAGGCGCACCCGCTCTACACGACCTACTCGATCATCGTCGCGACGTTCCTCGGCACGATGGGCCTGCCGCACGTCGTGGTGCGGTTCTACACCAACCCGGACGGCCGGACCGCCCGTCGTACGACGCTGGTGGTGCTGGCGCTGCTCGGGCTGTTCTACGTCCTGCCCCCCGTGTACGGCGCCCTCGGCAGGCTCTACGCGCCGGACCTGGTCGCCGCGGGCGCCACCGACACCGTCGTCCTCGAGCTGCCCGCGCGGATGGTCGGCGGGCTCGGTGGCGAGCTGCTGTCCGCGCTGACCGCGGCCGGCGCCTTCGCGGCGTTCCTGTCGACCTCCTCGGGGCTGACGATCGCGGTGGCCGGCGTGATCAGCCAGGACGTGATGGGCCGGCGGTTCCGTGGCGTGCGCGCCTTCCAGGCCGCGGCGGTCGTCGCGGTCGTCGTACCCCTGGGGCTGGCCGTCTCGGCGGAGGGCGTCGGCGTAGCCCGGGCGGTGGGGCTGGCGTTCGCGGTGGCGGCCTCGACGTTCTGCCCGCTGCTGGTGCTCGGCATCTGGTGGCGACGGCTCACCGACGTCGGCGCGATCGCCGGGATGGTCGTCGGCGGCCTGCTCTCCGGGGCGGCCGTCGTGCTGACCCTCCTCGACGTGGCCCGGCCCGGCTGGTCCGGGGCCCTGCTGTCGCAGCCGGCCGCCTGGACCGTGCCGGTGGCCTTCGCGACGATGGTCGTCGGCTCGCTGCTCACCCCGTCCCGGCTGCCGGCGCACGTCTCGCGCACGATGGTCCGGCTGCACACCCCCGAGGCGGTGGCCCTGGACCGCGGGCCGCAGCCGCTCTGA